A single genomic interval of Synechococcales cyanobacterium CNB harbors:
- a CDS encoding DUF1579 domain-containing protein — MSAKSLLTVVGVVAVSCSFALGQATQDGKPAAVKPPAQPEQALPGGMSEADMQACIEAATPGKMHEYLVQGVGTWAGKVTMWMAPGTEPSVSTCTTTITSIMDGRFIKVETAGEMPGMGPFMGFGLTGYDNVSQKFQSTWIDNFGTGMMTGSGELDTDGKTLSWKFIYNCPITKKPTIMREVERRTGKDTMTLEMFGPDPATGKEFKMMEIAYTRAPAAAPRTISGSTR; from the coding sequence ATGAGCGCGAAGTCACTTCTGACGGTCGTGGGCGTGGTCGCAGTGTCGTGTTCGTTCGCTCTCGGCCAGGCGACGCAGGACGGCAAGCCCGCGGCGGTGAAACCGCCCGCGCAGCCCGAGCAGGCACTTCCTGGCGGGATGAGCGAAGCGGACATGCAGGCGTGCATCGAGGCCGCCACGCCCGGCAAGATGCACGAGTACCTCGTGCAGGGCGTCGGCACGTGGGCGGGCAAGGTCACCATGTGGATGGCGCCGGGGACCGAGCCTTCGGTGAGCACGTGCACGACCACAATCACCTCGATCATGGACGGGCGGTTCATCAAGGTCGAGACCGCCGGTGAGATGCCCGGCATGGGGCCGTTCATGGGCTTCGGACTCACGGGCTACGACAACGTCTCGCAGAAGTTCCAGAGCACGTGGATCGACAACTTCGGCACCGGCATGATGACCGGAAGCGGCGAGCTCGATACCGACGGTAAGACGCTCAGCTGGAAGTTCATCTACAACTGTCCGATTACCAAGAAGCCCACCATCATGCGGGAGGTCGAGCGGCGCACCGGCAAGGACACGATGACGCTCGAGATGTTCGGGCCGGACCCCGCCACAGGCAAGGAGTTCAAGATGATGGAGATCGCGTACACGCGCGCTCCCGCCGCCGCACCTCGCACCATCTCCGGCTCGACCCGCTGA
- a CDS encoding TetR/AcrR family transcriptional regulator, which produces MVAGDVRDEPLEAVGVDAVDDGLRGLHERAPCGPCVRALGIVRRARDTIRHPGVEGDLTHRPQCLDPWSTPPEERAVATSTRERLIVTAGDLFYRDGFHAVGLDQIINAVGVTKTTFYNHFESKDALVLEVLRWHDRFWRDEFRALLRKHGGDSPRGQLLCAFDAIEAMLNSEEFNGCFFINVAVQFPMHHDPAHQAAAEHKAAMEEIIREIAGYAGATDPAAFAQEFCMVLEGAYVTRQVTGCSQTAEIGRRLARMLVERHIPDKG; this is translated from the coding sequence GTGGTCGCGGGAGATGTCCGCGACGAGCCGCTTGAGGCGGTCGGTGTCGATGCCGTTGACGATGGCCTGCGTGGACTGCATGAGCGTGCTCCTTGTGGTCCGTGTGTTCGCGCCCTTGGGATCGTCCGTCGGGCACGCGATACCATTCGGCATCCCGGGGTCGAAGGCGACTTGACTCACCGCCCACAATGCCTTGACCCGTGGTCAACCCCGCCGGAGGAGCGTGCAGTGGCGACATCGACGCGAGAACGGCTGATCGTGACCGCAGGCGACCTGTTCTATCGGGACGGTTTCCATGCCGTCGGGCTGGACCAGATCATCAACGCCGTGGGCGTGACGAAGACCACGTTCTACAACCACTTCGAGAGCAAGGACGCGCTGGTGCTGGAGGTGCTCCGCTGGCACGACAGGTTCTGGCGCGACGAGTTCCGCGCGCTGCTGCGCAAGCACGGCGGCGATTCGCCCCGAGGTCAGCTGCTCTGCGCGTTCGACGCCATCGAGGCCATGCTCAACAGCGAGGAGTTCAACGGCTGCTTCTTCATCAACGTGGCGGTCCAGTTCCCCATGCACCACGATCCCGCCCACCAGGCCGCCGCCGAGCACAAGGCGGCCATGGAGGAGATCATCCGCGAGATCGCGGGCTACGCGGGCGCAACCGACCCGGCGGCGTTCGCGCAGGAGTTCTGCATGGTGCTGGAGGGCGCGTACGTGACGCGCCAGGTCACGGGCTGCTCGCAGACGGCGGAGATCGGCCGAAGGCTCGCACGGATGCTCGTCGAGCGACACATCCCGGACAAGGGCTGA